A genomic stretch from Lysobacter soyae includes:
- a CDS encoding BPSS1780 family membrane protein: MNNQSNKVPASSGAQWILDGFAAFRAAPGPYLLVAGTYAAGVLVATLLMKGSPVFGMLVLLVLTLMQPIFVAALVLGAHEADAGQRPGMDLLPRVHATGKMSQLLLTLLPQITAGLISGFLLYFMVGSQNLSHTIEVLEAIQNNPQAQTELMKELPLAEFGRWALLSLVLGLIAAMFTFLAIPQILFNGRRSMDAMRDSFRGVTGNLTAVILGFIFFVITVLAILVAFMIVSGLISVVAGRGAADLIGSFLQILVLLPLQGLITYAAWKSIFGNASNTPAIDSARSSNQFEA; this comes from the coding sequence GTGAATAATCAATCGAACAAAGTGCCGGCGTCGTCGGGTGCGCAGTGGATCCTCGATGGCTTTGCCGCCTTTCGAGCAGCGCCGGGACCCTACCTGTTGGTTGCAGGCACTTATGCCGCCGGCGTTTTGGTGGCCACCTTGCTGATGAAGGGCTCGCCGGTGTTCGGCATGTTGGTGTTGCTGGTACTGACGCTGATGCAGCCGATTTTCGTGGCGGCCTTGGTACTTGGCGCACATGAGGCAGATGCCGGACAACGTCCGGGCATGGATTTGCTGCCGCGTGTTCACGCGACCGGCAAAATGTCGCAACTTTTGTTGACGTTGTTGCCGCAAATCACGGCCGGTCTGATTTCGGGCTTCTTGCTGTATTTCATGGTCGGTAGCCAAAACCTCAGCCATACCATCGAAGTGTTGGAAGCCATCCAGAACAATCCGCAAGCACAGACCGAATTGATGAAAGAACTGCCGCTTGCCGAATTCGGCCGCTGGGCGCTGTTGTCCTTGGTGCTCGGATTGATCGCGGCGATGTTCACGTTCCTCGCCATTCCGCAAATCCTGTTCAACGGTCGCCGCTCCATGGATGCGATGCGTGACAGCTTCCGCGGCGTGACCGGCAATCTCACCGCCGTCATCCTCGGCTTCATCTTCTTCGTGATCACGGTGCTCGCCATCCTCGTGGCGTTCATGATCGTGTCGGGTCTGATCAGCGTGGTCGCCGGGCGCGGTGCCGCCGATTTGATCGGCAGCTTCCTGCAAATTCTGGTGTTGCTGCCGTTGCAGGGTTTGATCACCTACGCGGCATGGAAGTCGATCTTCGGCAACGCTTCGAACACGCCGGCCATCGACAGCGCGCGTTCGTCCAATCAGTTCGAGGCTTAA